In Heliomicrobium undosum, a single window of DNA contains:
- the drmA gene encoding DISARM system helicase DrmA, whose product MEHANKVKVRNELVERLRSELIGPATECEVIGEAPGTRYLAGILWPAGTLLDTEDDEDFSAGHEGEETGSPEVGLSLIQALKPSSIGLSFVVENGTESIAVSVSLGIYKKDTGNGNWKRVPISEDHFLRLNPDGERRSVKMKFNDRVFLEWIVRPMRDRLAVSLFLVNRQKFEERASRDPFCLFQPSLKVYGTEKGVAPFTARQMELDERLYRPEDVLSDDLLFRHCPEYATGHGTAVEWEESDPLRKRASVLQTVWIPSFEIALVTPPEWTGGGSLDMNTLADATKPTELRGSLQPLIDRYSEWIERQKGLIRSLSGRERETALRHSLEWERSRTRMQQGLDLLCSPSDHGPLLAFRFANRAMALQRSRTVMSRIHRKTGNWPETPVPVHAVWRPFQMAFILQSLSGVADPDHEDRKTADLLWFPTGGGKTEAYLGLAAFAMALRRLRGEQLGERGDTGVSVIMRYTLRLLTVQQFQRAATLICACEMLRRNEPRVWGEVPFRIGLWVGEGSTPNNFNDAQGILENKETTRIKELKAKGCTPIQLVSCPWCGAPLTRNRKAHPASWFADQAKRRIVIGCSRRGCEYHRSSNMDGIPALVTDEEIYRLTPDLLIGTVDKFARLPWVVETTALFGKVKGFVPGWGFVCQGESDEMARWRQEVVNSGAASQREGRRTPNRNQGGICDSRPLLPPDLIIQDELHLITGPLGTMAGIYETAVDWLASRKIGGYSVGPKVVASTATVRRAAEQMRSLFNRNLAVFPSPGLTSGDSFFAVEQPREKKPGRLYLGIFAPGRSMKTALLRIYANLLASLPAMDNPLEDLDPYYTVVGYYNSLRELGGAVRLIEDDVKSRISLLESREPDGLFEYGDRQLNISESVPELTSRIRSGDIPAILEQLERTCLPGSGERPLDIILATNMISVGVDVGRLGLMVVTGQPKTTAEYIQATSRVGREYPGLVITLYNWVRPRDVSHYERFRAYHSAVYRYVEPTSVTPFSSRARDRALPATLITMCRLGIKELSPEPAAARFQADLGDVNEVQNHYAQRTKEVDGPSRMKETADHIEACLSRWEHETYRDKLNYAERSKGTPRLMYPLGSESSGVFPAPNSMRDVEPSLKIFLADERT is encoded by the coding sequence TTGGAGCATGCCAACAAGGTCAAAGTCCGCAACGAACTGGTTGAACGCCTGCGGAGTGAACTGATTGGCCCTGCCACAGAATGCGAGGTCATAGGGGAGGCTCCTGGAACCCGGTACCTTGCCGGAATCCTCTGGCCGGCCGGAACCCTGTTGGATACGGAGGACGATGAGGACTTTTCGGCTGGCCATGAAGGGGAGGAGACCGGAAGTCCGGAAGTGGGACTGTCTCTGATTCAGGCACTGAAACCTTCCTCTATTGGTCTCTCCTTTGTGGTGGAGAATGGAACTGAAAGCATTGCAGTCTCTGTTTCCCTTGGAATTTATAAAAAGGACACCGGCAACGGGAACTGGAAACGCGTGCCTATTTCCGAAGACCACTTTCTTCGTCTTAACCCTGACGGTGAACGTAGGTCGGTGAAAATGAAATTCAACGACCGGGTCTTTCTGGAGTGGATAGTCAGACCTATGCGTGACAGGCTTGCTGTCAGCCTGTTTCTCGTCAACCGACAGAAATTTGAAGAGAGGGCGTCCCGGGATCCCTTTTGCCTGTTCCAACCCAGTCTGAAAGTGTATGGAACGGAAAAAGGGGTGGCCCCCTTCACCGCCCGCCAGATGGAACTGGATGAACGGCTTTACAGGCCCGAGGATGTTCTTTCCGACGATCTACTTTTCCGTCACTGTCCGGAATATGCTACCGGTCATGGTACGGCTGTGGAGTGGGAGGAGTCGGACCCGTTACGGAAAAGGGCATCCGTACTACAAACCGTTTGGATACCCTCCTTCGAGATCGCTCTGGTTACACCTCCGGAATGGACAGGCGGAGGAAGTCTTGACATGAACACATTGGCTGACGCCACGAAGCCCACTGAACTCAGAGGGTCCCTCCAGCCCCTGATTGACCGTTACAGCGAGTGGATTGAACGTCAGAAGGGACTGATACGAAGCCTTTCCGGCCGCGAAAGGGAAACGGCTCTCCGGCACTCCTTAGAATGGGAACGCTCAAGGACGAGAATGCAACAGGGGCTGGACTTGCTCTGCTCCCCATCCGACCACGGACCTCTTCTTGCTTTCCGTTTCGCCAACAGGGCGATGGCTCTCCAACGTTCTAGGACGGTCATGTCCAGAATCCATAGAAAGACAGGGAACTGGCCTGAAACCCCTGTACCTGTTCATGCCGTATGGCGGCCGTTCCAGATGGCTTTTATCCTTCAATCGCTGAGCGGAGTGGCGGATCCGGATCACGAAGACAGAAAAACAGCCGATTTGCTCTGGTTCCCGACCGGTGGCGGCAAGACGGAAGCCTATCTCGGCTTGGCTGCATTTGCAATGGCGCTCCGACGACTCCGTGGCGAGCAGTTGGGTGAACGTGGTGACACCGGTGTGAGTGTGATTATGCGGTATACCCTCCGACTGTTGACTGTCCAGCAGTTTCAGCGGGCTGCGACCCTGATCTGCGCCTGTGAAATGCTCCGTCGGAATGAACCTCGGGTGTGGGGGGAAGTCCCTTTCAGAATTGGGCTTTGGGTTGGGGAAGGAAGCACTCCGAACAATTTCAACGATGCTCAGGGTATCCTGGAAAATAAAGAAACAACTCGGATCAAGGAACTGAAAGCGAAAGGATGCACCCCGATCCAACTGGTCTCATGTCCCTGGTGCGGTGCCCCCCTGACAAGAAACAGGAAAGCTCATCCCGCAAGCTGGTTTGCAGACCAGGCGAAAAGACGAATCGTAATAGGATGCTCCAGGCGGGGTTGTGAGTATCACCGGAGCTCAAACATGGACGGAATCCCGGCTCTTGTCACCGATGAGGAAATCTACCGGCTGACTCCGGATCTTCTGATCGGGACAGTTGACAAATTTGCACGGTTGCCCTGGGTTGTAGAGACAACTGCCCTGTTCGGAAAAGTAAAAGGATTTGTTCCGGGTTGGGGGTTTGTATGCCAAGGGGAAAGTGACGAAATGGCCCGGTGGAGGCAGGAGGTAGTTAACTCCGGAGCCGCCTCTCAAAGAGAGGGGAGACGCACACCCAATCGCAATCAGGGGGGAATCTGTGACAGTCGTCCACTGTTGCCTCCGGATCTTATCATTCAGGATGAACTGCATCTCATCACCGGGCCGCTTGGCACAATGGCCGGAATTTATGAAACGGCTGTTGACTGGCTTGCATCTCGAAAAATCGGCGGATATTCTGTAGGCCCCAAGGTTGTTGCCTCAACAGCCACTGTCCGTAGGGCGGCGGAACAGATGAGATCGCTGTTTAACAGAAATCTCGCTGTGTTTCCGAGTCCGGGACTAACCTCAGGAGATTCCTTCTTCGCCGTCGAGCAGCCGAGGGAGAAAAAACCCGGGCGTCTTTATCTTGGTATTTTCGCACCCGGGCGAAGCATGAAAACAGCACTGTTGCGTATTTACGCCAATCTGCTTGCGTCCCTGCCTGCAATGGACAATCCCCTTGAGGATCTCGATCCGTACTATACAGTTGTGGGTTATTACAACAGCCTTCGGGAACTAGGTGGGGCCGTCCGTCTGATTGAGGATGACGTAAAGTCCCGAATCAGCCTTTTGGAGAGCCGTGAACCTGACGGGCTTTTTGAGTACGGAGATCGGCAATTGAATATAAGCGAAAGCGTGCCTGAACTGACGAGCCGCATCAGGTCAGGGGATATCCCGGCAATCCTTGAGCAGTTGGAACGTACCTGCCTTCCCGGCTCCGGTGAACGCCCGTTGGATATCATTCTGGCAACCAACATGATTTCGGTGGGGGTTGATGTCGGCCGTCTAGGTCTGATGGTGGTAACAGGTCAGCCGAAAACCACAGCTGAGTACATTCAGGCTACAAGCCGTGTCGGCCGAGAGTATCCGGGACTAGTCATCACACTTTACAACTGGGTACGTCCGAGGGATGTTTCCCACTATGAACGGTTCAGAGCATACCATTCGGCTGTATACCGTTATGTGGAACCAACCAGTGTGACCCCTTTTTCTTCAAGAGCCAGGGACCGGGCACTCCCGGCCACCCTGATTACAATGTGCCGGCTTGGAATCAAAGAACTGTCCCCCGAACCGGCAGCAGCAAGATTCCAGGCTGATTTGGGCGATGTAAATGAAGTACAGAACCATTACGCCCAAAGAACCAAGGAAGTGGATGGTCCATCCCGGATGAAGGAAACGGCTGACCATATCGAAGCCTGCCTCTCCCGCTGGGAGCACGAAACCTACAGAGATAAACTCAATTATGCCGAAAGATCAAAAGGGACCCCCCGGCTCATGTATCCTCTTGGATCAGAAAGTAGCGGTGTGTTCCCGGCGCCGAACTCAATGCGGGATGTTGAACCCTCACTAAAAATATTCCTTGCAGACGAAAGAACCTGA
- a CDS encoding ATP-dependent helicase, whose amino-acid sequence MQNWNDVLDSLNPAQRKAVESPEGHLLIHAGAGTGKTRTLAARTLFLQFEMGIPSGAILALSFSRAARQQLLDRLSSLGWEAGGGSPVQVLTFHGLAWRVVRMATDYGETWLRPNFEIVSSGRGGISPLFDQYSDEFVKAALGTAFRLNGIRWRGYAGRDILERFEQFDHADFRLVEDWRSFPELSVPIWAKGIDMLRQGHPEFVQALVSPEELKTERLITILGNHSVRIQVSTRELRVVWQRYNQILKRRNMIDYPGLVAEAVRILRKPDSLTAHRLREGLRFVMVDEYQDTSRAQEAMLFQLAGSDVNLNVVGDARQAIYTFNGSDVSNILEFPLRAALTGKRVLDPVHLEWNYRSAESILCVANRIAKKLEVPKEHRGSIKGELQQAPVQTSGETVLWRQSGLDVRRVYAPRIDLAADFVATEIERLIKEERVHPGHISVLVRKDSEYSPQASFVIKELERRGIPLHERDKTPESKRVLATKAMTLCQQHFNSTLEELIDGIICGGFAEELEDEAERNALAELLRESLQSGAVQAWEALETLQDVLEEDGFEKTADTGGVSVRTVHSAKGLEFRIVFLMYLGSRTFPHGIRHDPAEERRLFYVGITRAIERLYLLGTPGPHHADFFGESTGERVHHVDWTVPGGREVFSGSELSAEYKKKVSQVKQRQSEEEERKRKLLAQLLGSLD is encoded by the coding sequence ATGCAGAACTGGAATGATGTTCTGGACTCCCTCAATCCTGCACAGCGAAAAGCGGTTGAATCGCCTGAAGGCCACCTGCTGATTCATGCCGGGGCAGGCACAGGAAAAACAAGAACTCTTGCGGCGAGAACACTGTTTTTGCAGTTTGAAATGGGAATCCCCTCTGGCGCCATTCTCGCACTCTCCTTCTCCCGGGCAGCAAGACAACAGCTTCTGGATAGGCTGTCCAGCCTCGGTTGGGAGGCAGGGGGCGGCAGTCCCGTGCAGGTGCTTACTTTTCACGGTCTGGCCTGGCGTGTTGTCCGGATGGCAACAGACTATGGGGAGACATGGCTAAGACCCAATTTTGAGATTGTCTCTTCAGGTAGAGGCGGAATTAGCCCTCTTTTTGATCAGTATTCAGATGAGTTTGTCAAGGCTGCACTAGGTACCGCTTTTCGTTTGAATGGCATACGGTGGCGAGGATATGCAGGTCGGGATATTCTCGAACGCTTTGAGCAGTTTGACCACGCTGACTTCCGGTTGGTCGAAGACTGGCGTTCCTTTCCAGAACTTTCTGTTCCGATTTGGGCAAAAGGAATCGACATGTTAAGGCAGGGACACCCGGAGTTTGTACAAGCTTTGGTTTCACCTGAAGAACTAAAAACCGAAAGGCTCATTACCATTCTTGGGAATCATTCGGTACGGATTCAGGTAAGCACACGCGAACTGCGAGTCGTGTGGCAACGGTACAATCAAATACTGAAGCGCAGAAACATGATTGACTATCCAGGCTTGGTCGCAGAAGCCGTACGTATTCTCCGGAAACCTGACAGCCTGACTGCACACAGGCTCCGGGAGGGGCTCCGATTTGTTATGGTCGACGAATACCAGGACACATCCAGGGCTCAGGAGGCGATGCTTTTTCAACTGGCCGGTTCTGATGTCAACCTGAATGTGGTCGGAGATGCCCGACAGGCCATTTACACCTTCAACGGTTCGGATGTGTCCAACATTCTTGAGTTTCCATTAAGGGCGGCCCTCACAGGAAAGAGAGTGCTCGATCCAGTCCATCTCGAATGGAACTACCGTTCTGCAGAAAGCATCCTGTGTGTGGCCAACAGGATTGCCAAAAAACTTGAAGTTCCTAAAGAGCACCGGGGCTCCATTAAGGGGGAACTTCAACAAGCCCCGGTTCAAACCTCAGGAGAAACCGTTTTATGGCGGCAGAGTGGCCTTGACGTCAGGAGGGTTTACGCTCCACGCATTGACTTGGCCGCTGACTTTGTTGCAACAGAGATAGAACGTCTTATTAAAGAGGAGCGTGTCCATCCGGGCCATATTTCTGTTCTGGTCCGCAAGGACAGCGAATACTCGCCTCAGGCATCCTTTGTCATAAAGGAACTGGAACGGCGCGGGATTCCCCTGCACGAACGGGACAAGACCCCTGAATCCAAGCGTGTACTTGCCACGAAAGCCATGACGTTGTGTCAGCAACATTTCAACAGCACTCTGGAAGAACTGATCGATGGGATCATTTGCGGCGGGTTTGCTGAAGAACTGGAGGATGAAGCGGAACGGAACGCTTTGGCTGAACTTCTCCGTGAATCCCTTCAGTCTGGCGCAGTCCAGGCATGGGAGGCGCTTGAAACACTCCAGGATGTTCTGGAGGAGGATGGATTTGAGAAAACAGCAGACACAGGCGGTGTGTCCGTCAGGACCGTTCACTCCGCCAAAGGTCTTGAGTTCAGGATCGTGTTTCTGATGTACCTTGGAAGCCGCACTTTTCCCCACGGGATCCGTCATGACCCCGCAGAGGAACGGCGTCTCTTTTATGTCGGAATCACGAGGGCAATCGAACGGCTTTATCTCTTGGGGACACCCGGGCCTCACCATGCCGATTTCTTTGGTGAAAGCACCGGCGAAAGGGTCCATCATGTAGACTGGACCGTCCCCGGTGGAAGGGAGGTTTTCTCTGGATCGGAACTATCAGCGGAGTACAAAAAGAAAGTGAGCCAAGTGAAGCAGAGGCAGTCGGAAGAGGAGGAGAGGAAAAGGAAACTTCTGGCCCAACTTCTTGGGAGCCTCGACTGA
- a CDS encoding DUF559 domain-containing protein, protein MFVDRCFWHGCPRHFVWPRDSGEKIQGNINRDRKNDGLLTEEGWTVLRIWKHELKDDLQQVVERMRLSTEQSPTAGMRKKHQIKWGRV, encoded by the coding sequence GTGTTTGTGGACAGATGCTTCTGGCATGGTTGCCCCCGGCACTTTGTATGGCCAAGGGATTCTGGAGAAAAAATCCAGGGAAATATAAATCGGGACAGAAAGAACGATGGGTTGCTGACAGAAGAGGGCTGGACTGTTCTTCGCATCTGGAAGCATGAGCTCAAGGATGACCTCCAACAGGTTGTTGAACGTATGCGTCTGTCAACAGAACAGAGTCCTACAGCCGGCATGCGGAAAAAACATCAAATAAAATGGGGGCGTGTCTGA
- a CDS encoding 3'-5' exonuclease encodes MRKKKKPIVIPQKQQDCISFKPEGTLLVQGVAGSGKTTVVLERARQLDERETRRDGPKVLVLTYNRALTSWIKELSGKSAGKSVEANTFHSWACDLLSPLGLTRNGTVRDRPEIIRHAKNYIKRMHPNASWPNIHGYGDYELVRFLGEEITWMKNWGLVTTESYMNSPRTGRGKKLKLSPSQKETILKVYFKYESLLETRYRCIDFDDAALRLEKHIHKIPMNKRPSHILIDEAQDFSPAQFRAVAKTAVKSLTIAADKGQQIYRRGFTWKSVGISVHSGNSKYLLNSFRSTGEIVRLATSLLANDPFLKNDPEYLSPDTSPDSEIIPELHLCRSDSVETEKIIELIRMLRLNFPEDSIGVIACKNEILDRYAQVFNQHLIPWLMVKESETGITGPGVKLVTFNSAKGLEFDHVIVTGLNKNSVPYPRAEAGDDEEAHISSERKKLYVAMTRARLTLHMAAVEPVSQFVHELDPNLYKVIR; translated from the coding sequence TTGCGGAAAAAAAAGAAGCCAATTGTGATACCCCAGAAACAGCAGGACTGTATTTCTTTCAAGCCTGAAGGCACTCTTCTCGTACAGGGCGTGGCGGGTTCCGGAAAAACGACTGTCGTTTTAGAGAGAGCCCGACAGTTGGATGAAAGAGAAACCCGAAGAGATGGTCCTAAGGTTCTTGTACTCACCTATAACCGGGCGCTGACCTCATGGATAAAGGAACTCTCAGGCAAATCGGCAGGTAAGTCTGTTGAGGCCAACACATTCCACTCATGGGCCTGCGATTTACTTTCGCCTTTAGGCCTGACACGCAACGGCACTGTCCGGGACCGTCCTGAAATAATAAGACATGCCAAAAATTACATAAAAAGAATGCATCCAAACGCTTCGTGGCCAAATATCCACGGATATGGGGATTATGAGCTTGTGCGTTTTCTGGGCGAAGAGATTACTTGGATGAAAAACTGGGGGCTTGTTACTACAGAAAGCTATATGAATTCCCCACGAACCGGCAGGGGGAAAAAGCTGAAACTCAGTCCTTCCCAAAAGGAAACAATACTGAAAGTGTATTTTAAGTATGAAAGTCTGCTTGAAACCCGGTACCGTTGCATCGACTTCGACGACGCGGCACTTCGGCTTGAAAAGCACATTCATAAAATTCCCATGAACAAACGGCCAAGTCACATCCTGATTGACGAGGCCCAGGACTTTAGTCCGGCCCAATTCCGGGCTGTAGCTAAGACGGCAGTAAAGAGCCTTACTATCGCTGCTGACAAGGGGCAGCAGATTTACAGGCGCGGATTCACCTGGAAGAGCGTCGGGATTTCCGTTCATAGCGGAAACAGCAAGTACCTCCTGAACAGTTTCAGGTCAACAGGTGAAATCGTTCGTCTTGCCACAAGTCTGCTTGCCAATGACCCTTTTCTGAAAAATGATCCGGAATACCTCTCCCCCGACACCTCACCTGATTCTGAAATAATTCCGGAACTGCACCTCTGCCGTAGCGATTCTGTGGAAACAGAGAAAATAATTGAACTGATTCGAATGCTCCGATTGAATTTCCCGGAGGACTCCATTGGTGTGATAGCATGCAAAAACGAAATTCTTGACAGGTATGCACAGGTATTCAACCAGCATCTCATTCCTTGGCTGATGGTAAAGGAAAGTGAGACGGGAATAACCGGTCCCGGTGTAAAACTCGTAACATTCAACTCAGCCAAAGGCCTTGAGTTCGATCATGTGATTGTCACCGGCCTAAACAAAAATTCAGTTCCCTATCCGCGGGCAGAGGCTGGAGATGATGAAGAGGCCCATATATCTTCAGAACGCAAAAAACTATATGTGGCTATGACCCGAGCCAGGCTGACCCTCCACATGGCTGCAGTTGAACCGGTATCGCAGTTTGTCCATGAATTGGATCCCAATCTCTATAAAGTGATCAGATGA